A portion of the Pseudomonas koreensis genome contains these proteins:
- the glpD gene encoding glycerol-3-phosphate dehydrogenase produces the protein MSTSTLRTPLLSEIYDVAVIGGGINGVGIAADAAGRGLSVFLCEKDDLASHTSSASSKLIHGGLRYLEHYEFRLVREALAEREVLLAKAPHIVKPMRFVLPHRPHLRPAWMIRAGLFLYDNLGKREKLPGSKSLKFGADSALKSEIRKGFEYSDCWVDDARLVVLNAMAAREKGAHVHTQTRCVSARRTKGLWHLHLERADGSLFSITAKALVNAAGPWVAKFIRDDLKMESPYGIRLIQGSHVIVPKLYEGEHAHILQNEDQRIVFTIPYLNHFTLIGTTDREYTGDPAKVAITESETDYLLKVVNAHFKKQVSREDILHSYSGVRPLCNDESDNPSAVTRDYTLALSGNAEEAPLLSVFGGKLTTYRKLAESAMAQLMPFFTQMRPSWTATATLPGGEDMTTPEALSARIRDKFDFVPTEIARRWAVTYGSRTWRMLEGVETLADMGEHIGGGLYTREVDYLCSEEWATTAHDILWRRTKLGLFTTPDEQQKLATYLGKVEQNRKIEAA, from the coding sequence ATGTCCACCTCTACCTTGCGTACGCCCCTTCTCTCCGAGATCTATGACGTTGCCGTGATCGGCGGCGGGATCAATGGCGTGGGGATCGCAGCGGATGCCGCCGGTCGCGGTCTTTCGGTGTTCCTTTGCGAAAAAGATGACCTGGCCAGCCACACCTCGTCGGCCAGCAGCAAGCTGATCCACGGGGGCTTGCGCTATCTCGAACATTACGAATTCCGTCTGGTGCGCGAAGCACTGGCCGAGCGCGAAGTGCTGCTGGCCAAGGCGCCGCACATCGTCAAACCGATGCGTTTCGTCCTGCCGCACCGTCCGCACCTGCGCCCGGCATGGATGATCCGTGCCGGCCTGTTCCTTTACGACAACCTCGGCAAGCGCGAAAAGTTGCCAGGTTCGAAAAGTCTGAAGTTTGGCGCCGACAGCGCGCTGAAAAGCGAAATCAGGAAAGGCTTCGAATACTCCGACTGCTGGGTTGATGACGCCCGCCTCGTCGTATTGAACGCCATGGCTGCGCGTGAGAAAGGCGCCCACGTACACACCCAGACCCGCTGTGTCAGTGCCCGACGCACCAAGGGCCTGTGGCATCTGCATCTGGAGCGCGCCGACGGCAGCCTGTTTTCGATCACCGCAAAAGCGCTGGTGAATGCCGCCGGCCCGTGGGTTGCCAAATTCATCCGCGACGACCTGAAGATGGAGTCGCCGTACGGCATCCGTTTGATTCAGGGCAGCCACGTCATCGTGCCGAAACTGTACGAAGGCGAGCACGCGCACATTCTGCAAAACGAAGATCAGCGTATCGTCTTCACCATTCCGTACCTGAACCACTTCACCCTGATCGGCACCACCGACCGCGAATACACCGGCGACCCGGCGAAAGTGGCGATCACCGAAAGCGAAACCGATTACCTGCTGAAAGTGGTCAACGCCCACTTCAAGAAGCAAGTCAGCCGCGAAGACATCCTGCACAGCTACTCGGGTGTACGTCCGCTGTGCAACGACGAATCCGACAACCCGTCCGCCGTCACCCGCGATTACACCCTGGCGCTGTCGGGCAACGCTGAAGAAGCGCCGCTGCTGTCGGTGTTCGGCGGCAAGCTGACTACGTATCGCAAACTCGCCGAGTCGGCGATGGCGCAGTTGATGCCGTTCTTCACCCAGATGCGCCCGAGCTGGACCGCCACCGCCACGCTACCCGGCGGCGAAGACATGACCACGCCAGAGGCCCTGAGCGCGCGGATTCGCGACAAGTTCGATTTCGTCCCGACGGAAATCGCCCGGCGCTGGGCCGTCACTTACGGCAGCCGCACCTGGCGCATGCTTGAAGGCGTGGAAACGCTGGCCGACATGGGTGAGCACATCGGCGGCGGTCTCTACACCCGTGAAGTCGATTACCTGTGCAGCGAAGAGTGGGCGACCACGGCGCATGACATTCTGTGGCGCCGTACCAAGCTTGGGTTGTTCACCACACCGGACGAGCAGCAGAAGCTGGCGACGTATCTGGGCAAGGTCGAGCAGAACCGGAAGATCGAGGCGGCTTGA
- a CDS encoding LysR family transcriptional regulator, which translates to MHTHLNRVQTFLAIVELGSFTKAASHLTLSRAMVSLHIKTLEAALSTTLLMRNSRAVSLTEAGQSFYNEFKTIVADIDTAFDRVMHGTKRVSGTLRISSTSEYGERFILPLIPLFAERYPHIRLCYDFNSSLNDLLAERLDLVVRLGNLPDSAFKSRKLADYDIVLVATEGFLARHPVKTPQDLNAVPWIANSNLLAPTQWVLRDGVGEGVEVSGTSQFQSNSSTAIRSMTLSSLGVSVLPAWMVEDDLACGHLVRVLPEYSLPSQPISLVFPDTPHLPQKSRVFIDFLLAHLGR; encoded by the coding sequence CTGCACACGCACTTGAATCGGGTGCAGACGTTTCTGGCGATCGTCGAACTGGGTTCGTTCACCAAGGCTGCGAGCCATCTGACCCTCAGCCGGGCCATGGTCAGCCTGCACATCAAAACGCTGGAAGCGGCGTTGTCTACAACTCTGCTGATGCGCAACAGTCGTGCTGTGTCGCTGACCGAGGCGGGGCAGAGCTTTTACAACGAATTCAAAACCATCGTTGCCGATATCGACACAGCCTTCGACAGGGTGATGCACGGCACAAAGCGCGTTTCGGGAACGTTGCGGATCAGTTCCACCAGTGAATACGGCGAGCGATTCATCCTGCCGCTGATTCCGCTGTTCGCCGAGCGCTATCCGCACATCCGCCTGTGCTACGACTTCAACTCTTCGCTCAATGATCTGCTTGCCGAACGGCTGGATCTGGTGGTTCGCCTGGGCAATCTGCCGGACTCGGCGTTCAAAAGCCGGAAACTGGCGGACTATGACATTGTGCTGGTGGCGACTGAAGGGTTTCTGGCCCGCCATCCGGTAAAAACGCCGCAGGATCTCAATGCCGTACCGTGGATTGCCAACAGCAATTTGCTGGCGCCGACGCAGTGGGTTTTACGCGATGGTGTGGGGGAGGGGGTCGAGGTCAGTGGCACGAGTCAATTCCAGTCAAATTCCTCGACGGCGATTCGTTCGATGACCTTGTCGTCGCTGGGGGTGTCGGTGTTGCCGGCGTGGATGGTTGAAGACGATTTGGCCTGCGGGCATCTGGTGCGCGTGTTGCCGGAATACTCGCTGCCGTCACAGCCGATCAGCCTGGTGTTTCCTGATACGCCGCATCTGCCGCAGAAATCGCGGGTGTTTATCGATTTTCTATTGGCGCATCTGGGGCGCTGA
- a CDS encoding MFS transporter: protein MSYRYKVASVFLLGFFIDCINIFMSAVALPSLSATLHVNSSAVAWVGNAYILGLTLIVPVSTWLAARLGSREILTASMLLFAAAVWLCGQADSFEELVIWRFVQGIGGGLLIPVGHALTFNLFQGEQRAKISTLVMAVALIAPAISPTVGGLIVDLSSWRWVFYSNIPFSLLAAALSWLWIRESRPAELQRPDIQGLLLVSSALASLLMGMSLYGGDYPPWPALGFVIAGLIFVALYLLHYRRCNNPIIDLSLLRSKKLSTSIFIYYAIPGVFTGVNLMSIFYLQSTLHFSARLTGMFMLVYAIGAFIAMTICGRVYNRVGARRLFTLGMLLHSAGIATLVLVSAPGDQWIIVIAYSLMGIGGGIGANTAQTTSMMDFTDGDMHKASVIWNINRQMSFSLGAALFLMIFNVLLQQLDTTQAYHATFAIAALVGLLPLLQMNQLPPAKERP, encoded by the coding sequence ATGAGTTACCGCTATAAAGTCGCGTCGGTGTTCCTGCTCGGCTTCTTTATCGACTGCATCAACATCTTCATGTCGGCGGTGGCGCTGCCCAGTCTGTCGGCAACGTTGCACGTCAACAGCTCAGCGGTGGCGTGGGTTGGCAATGCTTACATTCTCGGCCTGACGCTGATCGTTCCGGTGAGCACCTGGCTGGCCGCACGCTTGGGCAGCCGCGAAATTCTGACGGCCTCGATGTTGCTGTTTGCAGCGGCGGTGTGGCTGTGCGGCCAGGCAGACAGCTTCGAGGAACTGGTGATCTGGCGCTTCGTCCAGGGCATCGGCGGCGGCCTGTTGATTCCGGTCGGGCACGCGCTGACGTTCAATCTGTTCCAAGGTGAGCAACGGGCGAAAATATCCACGCTGGTGATGGCCGTCGCACTGATCGCACCGGCGATTTCACCCACCGTGGGCGGCCTCATTGTCGACCTCAGCTCCTGGCGCTGGGTGTTTTACAGCAACATTCCGTTTTCGCTGCTTGCCGCCGCGCTGTCCTGGTTGTGGATCAGGGAAAGCCGACCCGCCGAACTTCAGCGTCCGGATATCCAGGGCCTGTTGCTGGTCAGCTCGGCGCTCGCCAGTCTACTGATGGGGATGTCGCTGTACGGCGGCGACTATCCGCCATGGCCAGCGCTGGGTTTTGTCATTGCGGGGCTGATATTCGTCGCGCTGTATCTGCTGCACTACCGCCGCTGCAACAACCCGATCATCGACTTGAGCCTGCTCAGAAGCAAAAAACTCAGCACGTCGATTTTCATCTATTACGCGATTCCGGGCGTGTTCACCGGGGTCAACCTGATGAGCATTTTCTACCTGCAGAGCACCCTGCACTTCAGCGCCCGGCTGACGGGAATGTTCATGCTCGTCTACGCCATCGGTGCGTTCATTGCGATGACCATTTGCGGACGGGTCTACAACCGGGTCGGCGCCAGGCGCCTGTTCACCCTCGGCATGCTGTTGCACAGCGCCGGCATTGCCACGTTGGTGCTGGTCAGTGCGCCAGGTGATCAGTGGATCATCGTGATCGCTTACAGCCTGATGGGCATCGGTGGCGGCATCGGTGCCAATACCGCGCAGACCACATCGATGATGGATTTCACCGACGGCGACATGCACAAGGCCAGTGTCATCTGGAACATCAATCGCCAGATGTCTTTCAGCCTCGGTGCCGCACTGTTTCTGATGATCTTCAATGTGCTGCTCCAGCAGCTCGACACTACGCAGGCCTATCACGCGACTTTCGCGATCGCAGCGCTGGTCGGTCTGTTACCGCTGTTGCAAATGAATCAACTGCCCCCTGCAAAGGAACGCCCATGA
- a CDS encoding DUF4440 domain-containing protein yields MTKNLIELAEHSIHHIHELILRVFTDADGNGAASIEPLMQAFAGDFSMVGISAIPLNRPEVEQLFRSAVGAKKGLDIEISDVHTVWQQDGTLAVSYVETHRLNGAEHSRVSVAILSAQPAGLKWLYLHETPLNRES; encoded by the coding sequence ATGACAAAGAATCTGATCGAACTGGCCGAACACAGTATTCACCACATCCACGAGCTGATCCTCCGGGTATTCACCGATGCCGACGGCAATGGCGCCGCGAGCATCGAGCCGTTGATGCAGGCATTTGCTGGAGATTTCAGCATGGTTGGCATCTCGGCGATCCCGTTGAACCGGCCCGAGGTCGAGCAGCTGTTCAGGAGTGCCGTGGGCGCCAAGAAGGGACTCGATATCGAGATCAGCGATGTGCACACGGTTTGGCAGCAGGACGGGACGCTGGCCGTGAGCTACGTAGAAACCCATCGTTTGAACGGCGCTGAACATTCGCGAGTGTCGGTGGCGATCCTGAGCGCGCAGCCAGCCGGGCTGAAGTGGCTGTATTTGCATGAAACGCCACTGAACCGGGAGTCTTGA
- a CDS encoding glutamate/aspartate ABC transporter substrate-binding protein, whose protein sequence is MRIVPHILGAAIAAALISTPVFAAELTGTLKKIKESGVITLGHRDASIPFSYIADASGKPVGYSHDIQLAIVEAIKKDLDLPNLQVKYNLVTSQTRIPLVQNGTVDVECGSTTNNVERQQQVDFSVGIFEIGTRLLSKKDSKYKDFDDLKGKNVVTTAGTTSERILKAMNADKQMGMNVISAKDHGESFQMLESGRAVAFMMDDALLAGEAAKAKKAADWEVTGTPQSYEIYGCMMRKGDAPFKKAVDDAIVATYKSGEINKIYEKWFMQPIPPKGLNLNFPMSDELKNLIANPTDKAADDKKS, encoded by the coding sequence ATGCGCATCGTTCCCCATATCCTGGGCGCAGCCATTGCTGCCGCTCTGATCAGCACGCCAGTTTTCGCCGCCGAGCTCACCGGCACCCTGAAGAAGATCAAAGAGTCCGGTGTCATCACCCTGGGCCACCGTGACGCCTCCATTCCGTTCTCCTACATCGCTGATGCTTCCGGCAAGCCGGTCGGCTACTCGCACGATATCCAGCTGGCCATCGTCGAAGCGATCAAGAAAGACCTCGACCTGCCGAACCTGCAAGTCAAATACAACCTCGTTACCTCGCAAACCCGTATCCCGCTGGTGCAGAACGGCACCGTGGACGTCGAGTGCGGTTCGACCACCAACAACGTCGAGCGTCAGCAGCAGGTCGACTTCTCCGTCGGCATCTTCGAAATCGGTACCCGTCTTCTGTCCAAGAAAGACTCCAAGTACAAGGATTTCGACGATCTGAAAGGCAAGAACGTCGTGACCACCGCCGGCACCACCTCCGAGCGCATCCTCAAGGCGATGAACGCTGACAAGCAGATGGGCATGAACGTCATCTCCGCCAAAGACCACGGCGAGTCGTTCCAGATGCTGGAATCGGGCCGTGCCGTTGCGTTCATGATGGACGACGCCCTGCTCGCCGGCGAAGCCGCCAAGGCCAAGAAAGCCGCCGATTGGGAAGTGACCGGCACGCCACAGTCGTACGAAATCTACGGCTGCATGATGCGCAAAGGCGATGCGCCGTTCAAAAAGGCTGTGGATGACGCCATCGTCGCCACCTACAAATCGGGCGAAATCAACAAGATCTACGAGAAGTGGTTCATGCAGCCGATTCCGCCAAAAGGCCTGAACCTGAACTTCCCGATGAGCGACGAGCTCAAGAACCTGATCGCCAATCCGACCGACAAAGCGGCTGACGACAAGAAGTCCTGA
- a CDS encoding amino acid ABC transporter permease — translation MNYNWDWGVFFKSTGVGSETYLDWFISGLGWTIAIAVVAWIIALLLGSLLGIMRTVPNRIVSGIATCYVELFRNVPLLVQLFIWYFLVPDLLPPDLQEWYKQDLNPTTSAYLSVVVCLGLFTAARVCEQVRTGIQALPRGQESAARAMGFKLPQIYWNVLLPQAYRIIIPPLTSEFLNVFKNSSVASLIGLMELLAQTKQTAEFSANLFEAFTLATLIYFTLNMSLMLLMRLVEKKVAVPGLISVGGK, via the coding sequence ATGAATTACAACTGGGACTGGGGCGTGTTCTTCAAGTCCACCGGCGTGGGCAGCGAGACATATCTCGACTGGTTCATCTCCGGTCTGGGCTGGACCATCGCCATCGCCGTCGTGGCGTGGATCATCGCCCTGCTGCTTGGCTCGCTGCTGGGCATCATGCGCACCGTACCGAACCGCATCGTATCGGGCATTGCGACCTGCTACGTCGAGCTGTTCCGTAACGTGCCGCTGCTGGTGCAGCTGTTCATCTGGTACTTCCTGGTGCCCGATCTGCTGCCGCCGGATCTGCAGGAGTGGTACAAGCAGGACCTCAACCCGACCACTTCGGCCTACCTGAGCGTTGTCGTTTGCCTCGGTCTGTTCACCGCCGCCCGTGTCTGCGAGCAAGTGCGCACCGGTATCCAGGCGCTGCCCCGTGGCCAGGAATCCGCCGCCCGCGCGATGGGTTTCAAACTGCCGCAAATCTACTGGAACGTGCTGCTGCCCCAGGCCTACCGGATCATCATTCCGCCGCTCACCTCGGAATTCCTCAACGTGTTCAAGAACTCCTCCGTGGCGTCCTTGATCGGTCTGATGGAATTGCTGGCGCAGACCAAACAGACCGCCGAGTTCTCGGCCAACCTGTTCGAAGCGTTCACCCTGGCGACGCTGATCTATTTCACCCTCAACATGAGCCTGATGCTGCTGATGCGCCTGGTCGAGAAGAAAGTCGCGGTGCCCGGCCTGATCTCCGTGGGGGGTAAATAA
- a CDS encoding amino acid ABC transporter permease — protein MEFDFSGIVPAIPGLWNGMVMTLKLMAMGVIGGMILGTILALCRLSHNKLLSSVAGAYVNYFRSIPLLLVITWFYLAVPFVLRWITGEDTPIGAFTSCVVAFMMFEAAYFCEIVRAGVQSISKGQMGAAQALGMNYGQMMRLIILPQAFRKMTPLLLQQSIILFQDTSLVYTVGLVDFLNASRASGDIIGRSNEFLIFAGLVYFIISFAASRLVKRLQKRFAV, from the coding sequence ATGGAATTCGATTTCAGTGGCATCGTCCCGGCCATTCCCGGCTTGTGGAACGGCATGGTGATGACCCTCAAGCTGATGGCCATGGGCGTGATCGGCGGGATGATTCTCGGCACGATCCTCGCGCTGTGCCGTCTGTCACACAACAAGTTGCTGTCGAGCGTTGCTGGCGCTTACGTCAACTATTTCCGCTCGATTCCGCTGCTGCTGGTGATCACCTGGTTCTACCTGGCGGTGCCGTTCGTGCTGCGCTGGATCACCGGCGAAGACACGCCGATCGGCGCGTTCACCTCCTGCGTCGTGGCGTTCATGATGTTCGAAGCGGCGTACTTCTGCGAGATCGTCCGTGCCGGTGTGCAGTCGATTTCCAAAGGCCAGATGGGTGCTGCGCAAGCACTGGGCATGAACTACGGGCAGATGATGCGCCTGATCATCCTGCCGCAGGCGTTCCGCAAGATGACCCCGCTGTTGCTGCAGCAGAGCATCATCCTGTTCCAGGACACCTCGCTGGTCTACACCGTAGGCCTGGTGGACTTCCTCAACGCCTCGCGCGCCAGCGGCGACATCATCGGCCGCTCCAATGAGTTCCTGATTTTCGCCGGTCTCGTGTACTTCATCATCAGCTTCGCCGCCTCGCGGCTGGTCAAGCGTCTGCAGAAAAGGTTCGCCGTATGA
- a CDS encoding amino acid ABC transporter ATP-binding protein translates to MISIKNINKWYGDFQVLTDCSTEVKKGEVIVVCGPSGSGKSTLIKCVNALEPFQKGDVVVDGTSIADPKTNLPKLRSRVGMVFQHFELFPHLTITENLTIAQIKVLGRSKEEATKKGLQLLERVGLSAHAHKHPGQLSGGQQQRVAIARALAMDPIVMLFDEPTSALDPEMVNEVLDVMVQLAHEGMTMMCVTHEMGFARKVADRVIFMDQGKIIEDCPKEEFFGDISARSERAQHFLEKILQH, encoded by the coding sequence ATGATCTCTATCAAAAACATCAACAAGTGGTATGGGGACTTCCAGGTGCTGACTGATTGCAGCACCGAGGTCAAGAAAGGCGAAGTGATCGTGGTCTGCGGCCCGTCGGGTTCCGGCAAGTCGACGCTGATCAAGTGCGTCAACGCCCTGGAGCCGTTCCAGAAAGGCGACGTGGTGGTTGACGGCACATCGATCGCCGACCCGAAGACCAACCTGCCGAAACTGCGTTCGCGCGTGGGCATGGTGTTCCAGCATTTCGAGCTGTTCCCGCACCTGACCATCACCGAAAACCTGACCATCGCGCAGATCAAGGTGCTTGGCCGCAGCAAGGAAGAGGCGACCAAAAAGGGTCTGCAGCTGCTTGAGCGCGTCGGCCTGTCGGCGCACGCCCACAAGCATCCGGGGCAACTGTCCGGTGGTCAGCAACAGCGTGTGGCGATTGCCCGTGCGTTGGCGATGGACCCGATCGTCATGCTGTTCGACGAACCGACCTCGGCGCTCGACCCGGAAATGGTCAACGAAGTACTCGACGTGATGGTGCAACTGGCTCACGAAGGCATGACCATGATGTGCGTGACCCACGAAATGGGCTTCGCCCGTAAAGTGGCCGACCGGGTGATCTTCATGGACCAGGGCAAGATCATCGAAGACTGCCCGAAAGAGGAATTCTTCGGCGACATCAGCGCCCGCTCCGAACGCGCGCAGCACTTCCTCGAGAAAATCCTGCAGCACTAA
- a CDS encoding sensor histidine kinase, with product MKCDPTLYRAAKPSLAVKPRLIRHLFLPPLIIALMVGLGFIGFWTSEHFGIRSLGENGQRQLELHARAVESEISKYTYLPSLLELETSVPQLLADPTPEHRQTVNDYLEGLNRRSRSRAIYVMDTTGRVMATSNWRDVDSYLGEDLSFRAYFKDAVRGQPGRFYGIGSTNGEPGYYLAHGLEEHGKIIGVAVVKVRLEAMEERWQRARLEAFVSDENGIIILSSDPARRLKSVIPLSDEIKEKLARSLQYYWFPLNELQPLARETLAEGVEKLTFPANSELQPDEDDISYLAQTRLLSDTPWNFTLLTPLQDLRREAINQGILVAVAFALFAFLLIAWNERRKVLATRLAAREALQEANSQLERRITERTADLRASNERLKSQIRERRQAEETLRRAQDELVQAGKLAAIGQMSTSIAHELNQPLAAMRTLSGNTVRFLERGQLDVASTNLKTINDLIDRMGRITASLRSFARRGDNKGQASLGKAVDAALQVLGARLEHTELQIHRQFADVQVQIDQTRLEQILVNLIGNALDAMHAQPQPQLWLEGEEFNGKYRLRVRDNGHGIDAEARKHLFEPFFTTKPGEQGLGLGLTLSASLAAATGGHLGVEHPAGGGTTFVLSLPLVSPLPAEPI from the coding sequence ATGAAATGCGACCCCACTCTTTATCGCGCTGCAAAGCCATCACTTGCCGTGAAGCCCCGTCTGATCCGCCATCTGTTCCTGCCGCCACTGATCATCGCCCTGATGGTCGGACTGGGTTTCATCGGCTTCTGGACCAGTGAACACTTCGGCATCCGCAGCCTCGGCGAGAACGGCCAGCGTCAGCTGGAACTGCACGCCCGCGCGGTCGAAAGCGAGATCAGCAAATACACCTACCTGCCCAGCCTGCTGGAACTCGAAACCAGTGTGCCGCAGTTGCTGGCCGACCCGACCCCGGAGCACCGGCAGACGGTCAACGATTACCTCGAGGGCCTGAACCGCCGCAGCCGCAGTCGGGCCATCTACGTGATGGACACCACCGGCCGGGTCATGGCCACCAGCAACTGGCGCGATGTCGACAGTTACCTGGGTGAAGACCTGTCCTTTCGCGCCTATTTCAAGGACGCCGTGCGCGGCCAGCCCGGGCGTTTCTACGGCATCGGCAGCACCAATGGCGAACCCGGTTACTACCTCGCCCATGGCCTCGAAGAGCACGGCAAGATCATCGGTGTCGCGGTGGTCAAAGTGCGTCTGGAAGCCATGGAAGAACGCTGGCAACGGGCGCGTCTGGAAGCGTTCGTCAGCGATGAGAACGGCATCATCATTCTTTCCAGCGACCCGGCCAGGCGGCTGAAATCGGTGATCCCGCTGAGCGACGAGATAAAGGAAAAACTCGCGCGCAGCCTGCAGTACTACTGGTTCCCGCTCAACGAACTGCAACCGCTGGCCCGCGAGACACTGGCCGAAGGTGTGGAAAAACTGACCTTCCCGGCCAACAGCGAATTGCAGCCCGACGAAGACGACATCAGTTACCTGGCGCAAACCCGGCTGCTGAGCGACACGCCGTGGAATTTCACCTTGCTCACGCCGTTGCAGGATCTGCGCCGCGAAGCGATCAACCAAGGCATTCTGGTGGCGGTGGCGTTTGCCCTGTTTGCCTTCCTGCTGATTGCCTGGAACGAGCGGCGCAAAGTCCTCGCCACCCGCCTCGCCGCGCGCGAAGCGTTGCAGGAAGCCAACAGCCAATTGGAGCGTCGGATTACCGAACGCACCGCCGACTTGCGCGCCAGCAACGAACGGCTGAAGAGTCAGATCCGCGAGCGTCGCCAGGCCGAAGAGACCTTGCGCCGCGCCCAGGATGAACTGGTGCAGGCCGGCAAACTCGCCGCCATCGGGCAGATGTCGACGAGCATCGCCCATGAATTGAACCAGCCGCTGGCCGCCATGCGCACGCTGTCGGGCAACACCGTGCGCTTTCTCGAGCGCGGCCAGCTCGACGTCGCCAGCACCAACCTCAAGACCATCAACGACCTGATCGACCGCATGGGCCGGATCACCGCCAGCCTGCGTTCGTTTGCCCGGCGCGGCGACAACAAGGGTCAGGCCAGTCTCGGCAAAGCCGTCGACGCCGCGTTGCAAGTGCTCGGCGCGCGCCTGGAACACACCGAGCTGCAGATTCATCGGCAGTTTGCCGACGTGCAGGTGCAGATCGATCAGACCCGCCTCGAACAGATCCTCGTCAACCTGATCGGCAACGCCCTCGACGCCATGCATGCGCAACCGCAGCCGCAACTGTGGCTGGAGGGTGAAGAGTTCAACGGCAAGTATCGCCTGCGGGTGCGCGACAACGGCCACGGCATCGACGCTGAAGCGCGCAAGCATCTGTTCGAACCGTTCTTCACCACCAAACCTGGCGAGCAAGGCCTGGGGCTGGGTCTGACCCTGTCCGCCAGCCTCGCCGCGGCCACTGGCGGGCACCTGGGTGTCGAACACCCGGCCGGCGGTGGCACCACTTTCGTCCTCAGTTTACCGTTGGTAAGCCCTCTTCCTGCCGAGCCAATATGA
- a CDS encoding sigma-54-dependent transcriptional regulator — MNPELSVLIVEDDPHVLLGCQQALTLEDIPCIGVGSAEEALAQVGDNFAGIVISDIRLPGIDGLELLTRLKQRDRSLPVVLITGHGDISMAVGAMQKGAYDFMEKPFSPERLVDVARRALEQRSLAREVSSLRRQLAERDSLEGRIIGRSPAMQNLRELIANVADTSANVLIEGETGTGKELVARCLHDFSRRHSKQFVALNCGGLPENLFESEIFGHEANAFTGAGKRRIGKIEHADGGTLFLDEVESMPLPLQIKLLRVLQERTLERLGSNQSVAVDCRVIAATKSDLDESSKAGEFRSDLYYRLNVVTLELPPLRERREDILQLFEHFTQQSALRFDRALPELDNQTLSNLMSHDWPGNVRELRNVAERFALGLPAFKKSGASAGQGLAFAEAVEAFERNLLVDALQRSGGNLTQASQELGMAKTTLFDKVKKYGLSH, encoded by the coding sequence ATGAACCCCGAACTCAGTGTGCTGATTGTCGAAGACGATCCCCATGTACTGCTCGGCTGCCAACAGGCGCTGACCCTCGAAGACATTCCGTGCATCGGCGTCGGCAGTGCCGAAGAAGCGCTGGCGCAGGTCGGCGACAACTTCGCCGGCATCGTCATCAGCGACATCCGCCTGCCGGGCATCGATGGCCTGGAATTGCTCACCCGCCTCAAGCAACGCGATCGCAGCCTGCCGGTGGTGCTGATCACCGGCCACGGCGACATCTCCATGGCCGTCGGCGCCATGCAGAAAGGCGCCTATGACTTCATGGAGAAACCGTTCTCGCCGGAGCGTCTGGTCGATGTCGCGCGGCGTGCGCTGGAGCAACGCAGCCTCGCCCGTGAGGTGTCGTCATTGCGTCGGCAACTGGCTGAACGCGATTCGCTGGAAGGGCGGATCATCGGTCGCTCGCCGGCAATGCAGAACCTGCGCGAACTGATCGCCAACGTCGCCGACACCTCGGCCAACGTCTTGATCGAAGGCGAGACCGGCACCGGCAAGGAACTGGTCGCCCGCTGCCTGCACGATTTCAGTCGGCGCCACAGCAAACAGTTCGTCGCGCTGAACTGCGGCGGTCTGCCGGAAAACCTTTTTGAAAGCGAGATTTTCGGCCACGAAGCCAACGCCTTCACCGGCGCCGGCAAACGCCGCATCGGCAAGATCGAACACGCCGACGGCGGCACGCTGTTCCTCGACGAAGTGGAAAGCATGCCGCTGCCGTTGCAGATCAAACTGCTGCGCGTATTGCAGGAACGCACGCTCGAACGCCTCGGTTCGAACCAGAGCGTGGCGGTGGATTGCCGGGTGATCGCGGCAACCAAATCCGACCTCGACGAATCGAGCAAGGCCGGCGAGTTTCGCAGCGACTTGTACTACCGCCTCAACGTCGTGACCCTGGAATTGCCACCACTGCGCGAACGCCGCGAAGACATCCTGCAACTGTTCGAGCACTTCACCCAGCAATCGGCATTGCGCTTCGACCGCGCGCTGCCGGAGCTGGACAACCAGACCCTGTCGAACCTGATGAGCCACGACTGGCCGGGCAACGTGCGCGAACTGCGCAACGTCGCCGAACGCTTCGCCCTCGGCCTGCCGGCCTTCAAGAAATCCGGGGCCAGCGCCGGTCAGGGTCTGGCATTTGCCGAAGCGGTGGAAGCCTTCGAGCGCAACCTGCTGGTCGACGCCTTGCAACGCAGCGGCGGCAACCTGACCCAGGCCAGCCAGGAACTCGGCATGGCCAAGACCACGCTGTTCGACAAAGTCAAAAAGTACGGGCTGAGCCACTGA